In Bacteriovorax stolpii, a single genomic region encodes these proteins:
- a CDS encoding AgmX/PglI C-terminal domain-containing protein — MSAEKKPLYTPGESNMEQETKRFNKRAFIGSFIIHLFFFLIKMPELHLEHKLKDAPKLIPIKMELVTPPAKNKIVKNNVTAAESEKVVEPKPEEKVKNGTDRVVKNSDRIGDKNQKKVQDVQKGDPASRKKEAYKPGTDVRKAPRTTVGSGSAPSQVKAKDNNTGGSGDTYQGLDMTNVTDSIRKSGQGLKRAAAKGAKDDGGAGFGTGGGIGNGVGGGGGDGFITGSPNGTANMAKVATNIGSLTGSAKGKIDSSRGFDGLAQKGSISVAGVPVEKVAVSTINPDEIRRILRDHIPQFRSCYQSELEKQNKPDGLQGVMLFNFVIGGDGGVKKSSITSEEITSDKVRDCMKDVLQGIRFPAPGGNRNVEVNQPINLYPRRM, encoded by the coding sequence ATGAGTGCTGAAAAAAAACCATTGTACACTCCCGGCGAAAGCAATATGGAGCAGGAGACGAAGCGCTTTAATAAACGCGCCTTCATCGGAAGCTTCATCATTCACTTGTTTTTCTTTTTGATTAAAATGCCGGAACTGCACCTTGAGCACAAACTTAAGGACGCCCCGAAGCTAATCCCGATTAAAATGGAATTAGTGACTCCTCCGGCAAAAAATAAGATCGTTAAAAACAACGTGACTGCAGCTGAAAGCGAAAAAGTTGTAGAGCCAAAGCCTGAAGAGAAAGTGAAAAATGGAACTGACAGAGTGGTAAAAAACTCTGATCGCATTGGTGATAAAAACCAAAAGAAAGTTCAGGATGTTCAAAAAGGTGATCCGGCCTCAAGAAAGAAAGAAGCTTATAAACCAGGAACTGACGTAAGAAAAGCTCCAAGAACAACAGTGGGTTCAGGCTCAGCACCTAGCCAGGTGAAAGCGAAGGACAACAACACTGGTGGATCGGGAGACACTTATCAAGGTCTGGACATGACTAACGTCACTGATTCAATTAGAAAAAGTGGGCAGGGTCTAAAAAGAGCAGCAGCTAAAGGCGCTAAAGACGACGGTGGCGCTGGATTTGGTACTGGTGGCGGTATCGGTAACGGTGTTGGTGGTGGAGGCGGAGACGGCTTCATTACAGGTTCACCAAACGGTACAGCAAACATGGCCAAGGTAGCAACCAACATTGGTAGCTTAACTGGATCAGCAAAAGGAAAGATCGATTCGAGTAGAGGTTTTGATGGCCTTGCTCAGAAAGGATCAATCTCTGTTGCCGGTGTTCCAGTTGAAAAAGTAGCGGTTTCGACCATTAACCCGGACGAGATCAGAAGAATTCTTCGTGATCACATTCCACAATTTAGAAGCTGTTACCAGTCAGAGCTTGAAAAACAAAATAAACCAGACGGCCTTCAAGGGGTCATGCTGTTTAACTTTGTGATCGGTGGCGATGGTGGTGTGAAGAAATCTTCAATCACGTCAGAAGAAATCACTTCTGATAAAGTCCGCGACTGTATGAAAGATGTGCTTCAAGGGATTCGTTTCCCGGCACCGGGTGGCAACAGAAATGTTGAGGTTAACCAACCGATCAACCTGTACCCAAGAAGAATGTAA
- a CDS encoding ExbD/TolR family protein, which yields MAMNVNNNNDGDDNIMAEVNLTPLIDIMLVLLIIFMVTSTAALESGLDIELPKTAITNEKKQDEILIITLNKEGKVALQGKYVEEAKLAEEMVAKLAELKTESVILEGDTQAFLGKAVEIMDIAKSAGAKNFSIAAEEDASKRLK from the coding sequence ATGGCAATGAACGTAAATAACAACAACGATGGTGATGACAACATCATGGCGGAAGTAAACCTTACTCCGCTTATCGATATCATGCTCGTTCTTCTGATTATCTTCATGGTAACGTCGACAGCGGCGCTTGAGTCGGGTCTGGATATCGAACTTCCAAAGACTGCGATCACCAATGAAAAAAAGCAGGATGAAATTTTAATCATCACGCTTAATAAAGAAGGTAAAGTTGCTCTTCAAGGAAAGTATGTTGAAGAAGCAAAGCTTGCAGAAGAAATGGTGGCTAAACTTGCTGAACTAAAAACCGAGTCAGTTATCCTTGAAGGTGACACTCAGGCGTTTTTAGGAAAAGCAGTTGAGATCATGGATATCGCAAAGAGTGCAGGAGCTAAAAACTTCTCAATCGCTGCGGAAGAAGATGCATCTAAGAGACTTAAGTAA
- a CDS encoding MotA/TolQ/ExbB proton channel family protein, which translates to MELMHLFKQGGFIMYPLLIFSVAVWTVAIQKIWFLMNFNKQAKYFYDEGMRIIQSKRFNEMEWLYKNCPELIAKPHSAVFEDASSSEEWEARMQRRLNETSMGLKKNIWILGTVASSAPFVGLFGTVWGIMGSFKEIGAAGKAGFAIVSASISEALIATAAGILVAVVALLFYNYILVKIGESLAMFKNGIGDLAESFNSAKK; encoded by the coding sequence ATGGAATTGATGCATTTATTTAAGCAAGGTGGCTTTATCATGTACCCGCTACTTATTTTCTCAGTAGCCGTTTGGACAGTTGCCATTCAAAAAATCTGGTTCCTAATGAACTTTAATAAACAAGCTAAATATTTCTATGACGAAGGAATGAGAATCATTCAATCAAAACGTTTCAATGAAATGGAATGGCTATACAAGAACTGTCCTGAGCTTATTGCTAAACCACACTCTGCAGTTTTCGAAGATGCTTCATCTTCTGAAGAGTGGGAAGCGCGTATGCAACGCCGCCTTAACGAAACATCAATGGGTCTAAAGAAAAATATCTGGATCCTTGGTACTGTAGCTTCATCAGCTCCATTCGTAGGACTATTCGGTACGGTTTGGGGGATCATGGGGTCATTTAAAGAAATCGGTGCTGCTGGTAAAGCAGGGTTTGCGATCGTATCAGCTTCAATTTCAGAAGCTCTTATCGCAACAGCGGCCGGGATTCTTGTAGCGGTAGTAGCTCTACTTTTCTACAACTACATTCTGGTAAAAATCGGTGAATCGCTGGCAATGTTCAAAAATGGCATTGGTGATTTAGCTGAAAGCTTTAACTCTGCTAAAAAGTAA